In the genome of Variibacter gotjawalensis, one region contains:
- a CDS encoding NUDIX domain-containing protein: MLSRFRQFAEPAIRRVLHFYWRFARGMTLGVRGIVLDAQGRVFLIRHSYVPGWHLPGGGVETGETMILALTRELEEEGKIVFTAPPPLFAIYFNLHVSRRDHVALYVIRDFKQTETPKPNREIVESGFFPFDSLPDGTTQGTRRRIAEVTSGSPPSPYW, from the coding sequence ATGCTGAGCCGCTTCCGACAATTTGCCGAACCGGCGATCCGCCGCGTTCTCCATTTTTACTGGCGCTTCGCGCGCGGCATGACGCTGGGCGTGCGCGGCATCGTTCTCGACGCGCAAGGCCGCGTCTTCCTCATCCGCCATTCCTACGTGCCGGGCTGGCATCTGCCCGGCGGCGGCGTCGAGACCGGCGAAACGATGATACTGGCGCTGACGCGCGAGTTGGAGGAGGAAGGCAAAATCGTCTTCACGGCCCCGCCGCCGCTTTTCGCAATTTACTTCAATCTCCATGTTTCGCGCCGCGACCATGTCGCGCTGTATGTCATCCGCGACTTCAAGCAGACCGAAACGCCGAAGCCGAACCGCGAGATCGTCGAGAGCGGCTTCTTCCCCTTCGATTCGTTGCCGGACGGCACGACGCAGGGGACTCGCCGCCGCATCGCCGAGGTCACCTCCGGCAGCCCGCCAAGCCCGTATTGGTAG
- a CDS encoding GNAT family N-acetyltransferase produces the protein MNDLTFTIRQETAADAEAIERLHERTFGPGRFARTAFRIREKVGHRIDLSFTARVGTLMVGSIWQCSITIGETPALFLGPVTIEPAFRGRGIGQELIRRSLEEATKLGHRLCVLVGDEPYYGKLGFKLIEKKRVTMQGPVDPARLLIYELEPGAFEGVAGVIRPDWNGIGVIG, from the coding sequence ATGAACGATCTGACCTTCACCATTCGCCAAGAGACCGCCGCCGACGCCGAGGCGATCGAGCGCCTGCACGAGCGCACGTTCGGCCCCGGCCGCTTCGCGCGGACGGCTTTTCGCATCCGCGAGAAGGTCGGACACCGCATCGACCTCTCTTTCACGGCGCGCGTCGGAACGCTGATGGTCGGCTCGATCTGGCAGTGTTCGATCACGATCGGTGAGACGCCGGCTCTGTTTCTTGGCCCGGTCACCATCGAACCGGCCTTTCGCGGCCGCGGCATCGGCCAGGAGCTCATCCGCCGCTCGCTCGAAGAGGCGACCAAACTCGGCCATCGCCTGTGCGTATTGGTCGGCGATGAGCCATATTACGGAAAGCTCGGTTTCAAGCTGATCGAGAAGAAGCGCGTGACGATGCAAGGGCCGGTCGACCCGGCGCGCCTTTTGATCTACGAGCTAGAGCCTGGCGCCTTCGAGGGCGTAGCAGGCGTTATCCGCCCCGATTGGAACGGCATCGGCGTCATCGGGTAA